A stretch of DNA from Orcinus orca chromosome 3, mOrcOrc1.1, whole genome shotgun sequence:
CTGCTCTCAGCCCGTTTTACAGACCAGAAAGTAAAGGCTCCTGGCCAAGACTCACAGCCAAAGCTTCTGGTTGGGGACCTTCTAATGATCACCTCCCATTTTCCAGGCCCTGATGAACAGCCCCACCAATATCCCAGGGACAGACCAATCCTCCCTCCAGCAGCCCAAGGATGTGGGTAACATGATAttgcctattttacagatgggcaaactgaggctcCATGAGAGGAAGTGGGATTCCCAAGGCTGTCTGGGATTGGGAGAATTTAACTATTATGCTGGTCTGGATTCCAGCTTTATCATCCCCGAAGGATAGCCGTGTGCACACGTAGGTGGCTCTCTGATTTATTCTCTGCCTTGCTCTCAAGAAGCAGGGGTAGGTCCCCCAGATCCCCCACCCATCCCCGGTGCTCACCGGGAAAGACTTGATACTCCATATAACGACGTTCTTCTCTGGCATGTACTTGGCACTGCCCACGCTGGTCTTGAAGCGTGGGGAGTCGGCATCGCTGGGTACCGGCACAGATATCTCCACGCTGTTGGCCACCGACTGCTTCTTAAACTGCCCCTTAGCCTGTCAGTGGAGAGAACATGGGGCATGAGGAGTTCACTCAGGCAAATTTTCACCAAGGCCTTTTCATGTGCCAGCTCATCAAGAGCCCTGAAGTGGGGACCATAATCCAgcctattttccagatgaggaaacaggcacagagaagttaaagcATTTGCCTGGAGACACACAGCCAACAAGTGGCAGAGCCGGGGTCCACACCCAGGAGAGACTCCAGAAgtcctgattttgtttttttgttttgttttttggctgtatgcagagcatgcaagatcttagttccccgaccagggatggaacccacgctccctgcagtggaagcgcaaagtcttaaccactggactgccagggaggtcccccaGAGGCCCTGCTTTTGGTGCCTTCCGTTTGGAAAGTGTCATACACCGTTGTCTGGTTCAAAAGATCCCTCATTTGAGCAGCCTCTAAGGCAGGCTCTGCTCTCAGCCCACTTCACAGACAAGAAAGTAAAGGCTCCTGGCCAAGACTCACAGCCGAAGATTCTGACTGCAAAGCCTGAAGGGTCCTCAGCCCGTCACAGAGTTTTCATTTGAAAGCTGAAATTTACTGACCCCCTACCATGTGCTGGGCCCTGTGCCAAGCAGTTAGCCCTCTCACTAATTCTCTAAAGTAGGAGCCATTCCTAaggtccattttacagatgaggagactgaggcccagagagaaagaGCATTTTGCCCGAGTCACGCAGTTGATAACCGGCACAGCAGGGATTTGACCCAAGCCTGTGTTCTCAATCCTCACATGTTCTCCTTACAGATAAGTTACAACATTATAGCCAGATCTTTTTTAAGATCTGGCTTTTAACACAAGGACTCTAAGTGTCCATGTGCAGTAGCTAGCATTATGATGACTGCTCTTATTTATgaatttggtggtggtggggaataTATGAGAGGTGGGATTGGGGGCAGAGGACCTGGAGGTAAAACAATGCAGGGGGTGTTCTTTCTGGAAGGCACCAGCTTTAAGGCCCTTTCCACTTTCCCTGCCCGTAGAGATGGGGACACTGGGGATGTCAACACCCCCGCCCCGTGACCATCCACTCCACAACCCAGCTCCCCGAAGACTAAGACTGGGGAACAAAGTTAAATCGGAGAACACAGACTCTTGAGCCAAGCAGACCCAAGTTCAacctgccccctcccttcctAGATGAATGACATCTTAAttcttctgggcctcagtttccccatctgtaaatggggcTAACTATATGCTCTGGAGAAGCTCTTGCTTGGGGCACCAGCAGACAAGCACAGGGGTATTCATGGTAAGGTGAACCAGAGTAGCCAGGAACTGAAAACAACCCATGCAAGAGATGGGACGGAAGATTCTCACGGTGGAATATTCTACAGCCACAGAAATGGATGCACTAAGCTCTGGCTGCTGGGATTCCTCTTAAAAATCCACGTTACCTGAACAAAGCAAATTATACAGAAAGTCATACAGCTCCAGTCCATGGATATAAAGGTCAGAAAccagaagaatgaaatatttgtGGTTATAAATGCAGGTGGCAAAACtataaaggaaagcaaagaaattaTTTACAGGAAATTCAAAATTGTGATTACCTGCAGGCAAAAGGGGAGCAGTAATTGGGAGAGGGGCAGGTGGGGGTTCAGAAGAGCTGGTGGAGCCAGGCACGTTCAGATAAGCTGTGTGGTTTATTATTAATCTTTAAACCATATAAATACACTATATGGTTTATCTACGTGtatgaaagtaaataagtaaaacagaTCATGTGTCAGATGGTGGTAAGTAATAAGGGAAAAACTACAGCAAAGAAGGGAGGTGGGAaaatcagggagggcttctctgaggaggtgacatttaagcaaagaACTGAAGGAGGTGAAGGAGCAAGCTATGTGTATATATGGGTGGCTGGGGGCAGAATGATCCAGGGGACAGCCGGGGACCATGCCTGGCATGTTTGAGAACCAGCCAGAAGACTCATGTGGCTGGAAGGaagtgaggggcagggagggaggtagGAGATGAGGTTAcactgatgggggagggggggcgggtaTGAAGGGGCGGATCCAGCATCGTAATTATTCCCCAGGGCCCACCTTGACCATGATCTCCACGCGGCTGTGGGAGAATTTCTCAATGACAGATTCAATCCAGATCAGCGGcttgacctacacacagaggaagAGGGAGTTCTCCGAGGCTCTGGGGTCAACTCTTACCCCTTGCCAGGGGCTTGACCCTGCCTTACCTGGGTGCTGAGGCGGTAGGACATGAGCTCGAAGTCACCGTCGGGCGGAATGAAGGAGATGGTACGGTCGTTGTCGAAGCGAGACAGACGCACACACTGGTGGAATTTCACATCCTCCAGTTCCACGGACTTGTTCTTACTCCCTGAAACTCGGAGCCGAGTTAGCAGCGTGATCCTGAAGCCTGGGGCGACCCTGGAGCCCGGGGCATGGTCCCTATCCTTGTCTTCCCTTTCTACCGCTACGATCacccccatttaacagatgaggaaactgaagcccggAGTGgatgagtaacttgcccagggtcacccagctggCCAGGAGCGGAGCTAGGATCTGAACTCCGGGAATCAGGCTCTTGCTGCCAGGTTGTTAAATATGATGCTGTTCTGTCCCCTACTCCCGCTAGAATGTCAgacccatgagggcagggatttttttcttcattgcgGTCTCCTTGCGCCTGGCACTCAATAATGAAGCAGTTGTTTGCCCAAGGAACCAGCAGCTGCAGTACTGGTTACAACCAGAAGAGGGCGAGCGAGTGCTATTTCAGAACTGATTGCAAGTCTCTCGGTACCACCCACCCCTGATGGGACGAAGTCTCAGGCTCCCGCTTGCGCCCCCTTCCAGAAACTTACGGCCAGTGAGCTCGAAGAGCACGCGGTCATTGAGGCCCAGCCTCAGCTCCGGCATTCCTGACAGAAACACCTTGAGCTTGATGGTGCCCACGATCTCACTCAGCAGGACACTGCCGTTGGCGTTGACCTGAGGATGGACacacggggcgggggtgggggggtgtcaaCAGGCATAGGGCCCACTCTCCTGCCCTAAGGCcatggcaggggtggggcagaggtATGGGGGCTCACCAGCAGGTTGACGGACTCTATGACATCGATGAAGACTTCGTTCTTCTTGTATTTGATGCCCTCCGAGCGCCAGGACACAGCATTGGTGACAGTGGGTGGCACTCGCGACTTGCCCGTCTCCAGCTTGTTGCCCTGCTGCGTGATGTATCTGGCAGGGCAGGGAGATGAGCAGGTAGGCCCAGGGACacttccccagccctccccaacTTTCTTCTACCCATGGCCCACACTGTGGTTGACCCAGGGCCCACTCACTCCTGCAGGATTTTGCTGTCCGTGGTCTGTGGGAAGCCGAAGTCCATGAGCTCATCCAGCAGCTCGTAGACGATGACAAAGTTGTCTCGAATGCTTTCCTCCTCCAGCTCCTTGAAGTATTCAGAGAATACCTGCGGGTGCAGGGAGACCGACATCCACAGAGGTGTGGCTGGTGTAGCTGTGGGCTGAGTAGCCACCCGACAAGCAactattgagtgcctactatataccACTGTCGGTATATTAATGGTGAACAAAGCCAACAGGGTCTCTGCCCTCCTGGAATGGACCCACCTCAGAACAAGGTTTGTAAATgcatgaaataaaatacacaagatgggaattccctggtggtccagtggttaggactctgcactttcactgccaagggcccaggtttcatccctggttagggaactaagatctcacaagccaagATGCAAcgcacagcaaaaaacaaaaaaaacaaaaagaaacgcAAGATGGCAAAGGAAAACTGTTACACAGAAATACGTCTCAGTTTATGGACTCCCTGAATTCTATCCAGGGGCCCTTGGGACTTGGGGGACCCCAAGATGGGAGTCCCTGGGATTAATAGGTATCACCACAGCAGAGAACCTGTCAGTCACCCAGCATTGGAAACCTCATCCTTCATCCTGCTCCAGCCTCTCTGGCCTTTTTTCTGttcccatctcagggcctttgcacatgctatgcCCACTGCTTAGGACACTCTCCTCACAGCAGCCTCCTTGTGACAGGCCTCAGCTCCTCAGTGAAGCCACCACTATCCCTTGACCCCTGTGAGTATCAGGGTGAGACTAGCACCCCCGTGACTGGTTATCACAATGTCCCTTTGAATCTCCTTCttgccctttatttttttatatacatatttatttatttattttggggggtctttgttgctgcacatgggctttctccagttgcggcgagtaggagcgggggctattctttgttgtggtgcgcgggcttctctttgcagtggcttctcttgttgcggagcataggcccTAGaacgtgagggcttcagtagttgtggcgcacagccttagttgctctgtggcatgtgggatattcccggaccagggctcgaacctgtgtcccctgcattggcaggcagattcttaaccactgcgccactagggaagtccctccttcttGCCCTTTAACTCCTCAGCATAGGCAGGGACAGCGCCTGTCTTATGCACAGCTGTGTCCCCATCTCTGCCTGGCAGAGAGGAGACAAATCAATACAGATCTCTTGTTTGTCGAAGTATAGTATATTTACTAGGaatcttttttggctgcaccgtgtggtatgcaggatcttaggtccctgaccagggatcgaacccgtgtgccctgcagtggaagcacggagtcttaaccactggatggccagggaagtccaggactctgtgctttcactgccgagggtgtgggttcgatccctggtcgggaactaagatcccataagccacacggcggccaaaggaaaaaaaaaagtatttactgagcactttctcAGTCATTGAGGATGGCAtatagtaagggctcaataaattaccatatgataGTATGATACAACATTAGTGGTAATGCTAACAATAATACCAAccctttattgagcacttactgtatactGAGCACTGTTTTAGGTACTTTAGAGGTACAAATTTGATTAATTTGTACAACAACCCTGCGGCAGGACTAAACCCAGTtgagaggcacagagagaagtgacttgttcaaggtcacacagccaggaagtggggGAGCTGGGTCTGGAACCCAGTTCCCTCTGGTTCAGTTTTGAGCACCGGAGACCTCCTTGGTTCCTACCCTATAGGGAGAGATGATCCCACAGCAGCTAATGAGAACACAGAGCGATGGGGCTTTGTTGGTGACACCCCCAGGGAAATCTTCCTAGGAGAGATGGATTCCGAAAGAGGTGGGCTAGACAGGTAGACAGACAGACCAGCCGGCCAATGGAAGGCCAGGACCTACCTCCACTGTCTTGTAGAGGAACGAGTACACGAGGGAGGCGTTGGCGTTCTTCAGTGTGGTGGCCACCACTGCGGGCGGCGAGGTTAAGGAAAATGTGCCGTTTTGGAGGGTTCCAATGGAGCACAGACCCTGAACCCTCACCCTCCAGCCTGAGCCACTGCTGTATTGTGCACCTCTTGTCCCAGCCCACCACCTCTGGGCCTGAGCTGCCCACCACTCCGGGCCCCCAGGGATCCTCCCGTGGCCCCGGATACAGTAGAGGTTGCTGTATTTGATCCACAGGAAGTGGACCCGGCCGTGGCTCATCAGTGGGGCCAGAGCGCCCTCCTCCTCCCGCTGCATGAGCAGAGGCATGAAGTGCTCAATCTCACTCATGGCCACATCGCCCTTGTAGTTGCGGCTGATCAAGGGCTAAGGGTGGGCAGAGAAGGTCTGGTCACTGCTGGGATCCAGGGACTGTCCGCCCGGGGGCATCAGAGTGCCGAGCTCTGACCCTACTTGCTGGCTGAGGGGGCGTGGGCAAGGCTCTGcctctctgcatctcagtttcctcctctgcaaaatgggcacGTGATAATGACAGCTAGAGCGTCTAGAGCCCTCACTGACATCTGCTAAAGCCTGGTTGTTTGCTAATTTATTCTGTTGTcaccacaaccctgtgaggtacgTGGTATcaccatctccattttacagatggggaaactgaggtatgAACCACGCCCATAGTCAGTGAGGAAGCTGGGAATTGAACGAAGATGCCCCGGCTCCAGAATTCCTGCTCTCAAGCCAGGCTCCATCCATATGCACCAAATCGGTGAGGTAGTGacgatgaaaggaaagaaagagagaaaaaaagaaaagaaacaattataTCCATATATCTCTCATACATCTCTCATAGTTCATATAGCTCTGCCTGGCAAGCagcaataataatacctacttggTGAGGTTGTTtagtccagtgtttagaacagaGAGGGCACCCGCAGGTCCTCACACACCTTAGCTCCCACTATGATTATTAtcagaaatattattttcacCGCCACTGTTATTATTGCTACCGAATGACAAGACGAATGGGAGGGGGCACCAGAAAGGGACAAGACAGCCCCAAAGGGGAATTAGGCTCTCCGGCCCCTGCTGTCTTTCCCAAATATTAGCACTGTGGATGATGATGGCGACAGAAATAATCATTTCAATTGACTGAACGCCTAATGTTTGCAGCAGGGCTACTGTGCTAGGTGGTATACACGCATAAGGTTGTATTCGTTCTTCTTGGGTGGGGACTTCTGTTATTCCCATTTGTACGgacagggagactgaggctcagagaggagaagcCCCTTGCCTCAGACACGCGGCTAGTGAACAGTGGAGGTGGGATTCGACGCGGGACTCccagggattgggggaggggtgtccCCACGCCCCCAGAGCTTTCCGGGGCCTCGCTGCCTGCAAGGAGGGGCCGTCTCGGGGTCCGGGAGGGTGCAGCCTCACCTGTCCGTTCCCCACTTCCTGCGCCCAGACTCACCTTGCCCTTGACATCGAGGATGAAGACAGCCGAGGCGGACATGGTGGCGGCCGGCGGACctggctggtggggagggagggccggGAGACGACGGTGGCGCCGCTTCCTTCTTCCTGCGGAAGCGCCCGCGCGCAGGTGAGCACCCAGGTGAGCGCGTCTTAAAGGGGAGGCCACCAGGTGAGCGGCGCCGTCTGCCGACGAGAAGACgctgcgggggcggggaggggcggagCTTCGGATGGGACAGCTGCCCCGCCTCACTTTCCCTTTGCGCCCTGGAGGGCTGATGGGTGGGGACCCCAGACCAACCAACTATGCATCCAACcaaccatccacccatccattcatccatccatctattcatctatccatccaaccAATcaaccattcatccatccacccacccctccactcatcttttttttaattaactgattaatttttaattttattttattgttttggctgcgttgagtcttcgttcgttgctgtgcgcaagctttctctagttgcggcgagcaggggctactcttcagtgcggtgcacgggcttctcgttgcggtggcttctcttgttgcggagcatgggctctaggcgcgtgggcttcagtagttgtggcacgcgggctctcgagtgcaggctcagtagttgtggcgcacgggcttagttgctccgcgccatgtgggatcttcctggaccagggctcgaacccatgtcccctgcactggcaggcggattcttgaccattgtgccaccagggaagtccgcatcCACTCATCTTGTTTCTTCTGTCACTCCCACTGCATGTGCACCCGAATAGAGCAGGGACTTTGTCCTTTtcatgtctgtgtccccagggcccagTGCTGGGTGCTCAATATGtgtctaattaattaattattaccataaatatttactaaataatttattctttcactcaGTGACAGGAACTATGAGTTACACTCTTAGCAGGACAAATgtaactgcctttttttttttttttttggtcacagccatgtgggatcttacttccccgaccagggatcaaacaagtggcccctgccgtggaagctcagagtctttttttttttttttttaatttattttatttttatttatttttggctgcgttgggtctttgttgctgcgcgcgggctttctctagttgtggtgagcgggggctactcttgaaGCGCAGagccttaatcactggaccgccagggaattccccaagtaGCTGCTTTTATTGTTATTCCTAATGttactctttcaatttttttaattaaaaaaatttttataccgTTTTTAAAGGTCACACTCCATTGGcaattgttacaaaatattggctatactccccgtgttgtacaatacatgcTGTAGCCTATCTCACACCTAATAGTTTGTGCCTCACCCCCcatccctatattgcccctccccctgccactggTAACAATTAGTTTAtcctctatatctgtaagtctggtttttttttgttgtattcactggTTTGTCgtaatttttagattccgcatataagtgacatcacacagtgtttgtccttctctgtctgacttatttcacttagcatcatgccctccaagtccacccatgttgctgcaaatggcaaagttttgttcttttttacagctgagtagtattccattgtgtatatatactacatcttctttatccattcatctgttgaccgACACTCtaatgttactcttttttttttttttttttttttttttgcggtacgcgggcctgtcaccgctgtggcctctcccgttgcagagcacaggctccagacacgcaggcccagcggccatggcccacgggcccagccgccccacggcatgcgggatcctcccggaccggggcacgaacccgtgtcccccgcaccggcaggcggactcccaaccaccgcgccaccagggaagcccctgttactcttttttttttaaaaatttattttattagggaattccctggaagtccagtggttaagactccatactttcactgccgagggtgtgggttcgatccttagtcagggaactaagatcccacaagtcacagggcgtgaccaaaaataaataaatacataaataaaataaaatttattttattgaagtatagttgatttacaatgttgtgttaatttctgctgtacagcaaagtgattcatttatacatatatatatatacattctttttcatattcttttccattatgggtttatcacaagatattgaacatagttccctgtgctatacagtatgaccttggttttctttaattaactaattatatttttggctgcattgggtctttgttgctgggcgcaggctttctctagttgcagtgagccagggctactcttcgttgtggtgcgcggtcttctcattgcggtggcttctcttgttgtggagctcgggctctaggcatgcaggcttcagtagttgtggcttacgggttctagagcgcagcctcagtagttgtggcacatgggcttagttgcttcgcggcatgtgggatcttcctgggccagggctcgaacccacgtccccggcattggcaggcagattcttaaccactgcaccaccagggaaggccgggaccttgttgtttatccatactatatataatagtttgcttctgctaatcccaaactcccaatccatccctctcccaccccccttccccttgcaaccacaagtctgttctatgtgtctgtctctgttttgtagataaattcatttgtgtcatattttagataccacatgtgatatcatatgatatttgtctttgtctgacttacttcacttagtatgataatctctagattcatccatgttgctgcaaatggcattatttcattctttttttatagctgagtggtattccattgcatatatgtaccacatctttatcccctaatgttaactctttttttttgtttttttttggctgtgccacacggcttgtgggatcatcttagttccctgaccagggatcgaatccgggccctcagcagtgacagcgtggagtcctaaccactggaccaccatccCTCCCCTGATGTTACTCTTATTCATTCCCAACGTATTTATAAGGTCCTACTATGTGACATTAGGATGTTGATAGAATGTTGAAAAGATAAATGGTCATCATTAATATGACTATAATTATTATCTTATTCactcaaccaacatttattgagcacctactgtgtactagACTGGATATATGTAAGCCGTTTTCATTATGGTGATGATGGTTCATTCAgtgagtgaatatttattgagcggtCCTGGGACACTATGGATGGTGACACAGACAAAGCCACTCCACTGCTCTCCTCCTAGGGAGGGCGAGAGGTATGCAacttgaaaagcaaaacaaacaaggtgacccttgagaattccctggcggtccagtggttaggactccacgctttcactgctgagggcccaggttccatccttggtcagggaactaggatcccacaagctgtgaggcttgtgtgtgtgtgtgtgtgtgtgtgtgtgtgtgtgtgttggaaaatAAATGGGGGGCTGTGAGGCAGGGAGATCAGAGAAGGAGCTGACATTTGAGAAAGTCCTGAGGGTAAATGGTGATGTGATGAGATCCCATTACTGCCAGGGACTATTTGCCGATCCCTTAACTGTGCTGAAGTTCACGGGCTTCCCATCCCTGAATTTCCACCATGATCTTCAGAGCAGGGGCAACCCAAGGGAAAGTCCCACtgcagagcctggcacaaagcTGGTAATAGtattgtttctgttgttgttcgTGTGTGTGCTGGTtgagtgcatgggctctggacCTTACGGCTTCGGCTCAAGTCCTGGGTATGCAAGCAGCCAGCTGGATGGCCTTGGGCACCTGGCTTCCCCTCCCTGGATCTCGGTTTGCACATCTATGAGATACAGTTAAAACTGCACTTTactataaccaacaaggacctcctaTATAACACAgagaatatattcaatattatgtagtaacctataagggaaaagaatctgaagaataatgtgtgtgtgtgtgtgtgtatatatatatatatatatatatatatatatagtataactgaatcactgtgctgtacatcttaaactaatatgatattgtaaatcaactatacttcaattaaaacacacacaaataaaatttaaaaaaataggggggcttccctggtggcgcagtggttgagagtctgcctgccgatgcaggggacacgggttcatgtcccggtctgggaggatcccacatgccgcggagcggctgggcccatgagccatggccgctgagcctgcgcgtccggagcctgtgctccgcaacgggagaggctcacgtaccgcaaaaaaaaaaaaaaaaaatagggagggATCAATCAGGAACTTGGGATTACATacgcacactactatatataataaggtagataaccaacaaggacctactgtatagcacagggaactctactcaatattctgtgataacctatatgagaaatgaatctgaaaaagaatgaatgtatgcatatgtataactgaatcactttgctgtacacctgaaactaacacaacattgtaaatcaactatactccaataaatttttttaaaaaccttgcaaaatgaaaaaaaaaaagagaaaaaaaggaaaaaaaaaaccagaacaaaataaaaacaaacacagtaaAAAAAACCCACTGCTCTTTCCTAATTAGGTTACAGCGCAGCTCAGCTGAGTTATGACATGCAACACGATGCTTGGAACTGTGCCTGCGATGGAGCCTCCCAGCTCATCAGCTACCGTGGACCCTGGGTTCCACCCCAAGATTGTTGGCAGG
This window harbors:
- the AP1M2 gene encoding AP-1 complex subunit mu-2 isoform X2, yielding MSASAVFILDVKGKPLISRNYKGDVAMSEIEHFMPLLMQREEEGALAPLMSHGRVHFLWIKYSNLYLVATTLKNANASLVYSFLYKTVEVFSEYFKELEEESIRDNFVIVYELLDELMDFGFPQTTDSKILQEYITQQGNKLETGKSRVPPTVTNAVSWRSEGIKYKKNEVFIDVIESVNLLVNANGSVLLSEIVGTIKLKVFLSGMPELRLGLNDRVLFELTGRSKNKSVELEDVKFHQCVRLSRFDNDRTISFIPPDGDFELMSYRLSTQVKPLIWIESVIEKFSHSRVEIMVKAKGQFKKQSVANSVEISVPVPSDADSPRFKTSVGSAKYMPEKNVVIWSIKSFPGGKEYLMRAHFGLPSVEKEEVEGRPPIGVKFEIPYFTVSGIQVRYMKIIEKSGYQALPWVRYITQSGDYQLRTS
- the AP1M2 gene encoding AP-1 complex subunit mu-2 isoform X1, with product MSASAVFILDVKGKPLISRNYKGDVAMSEIEHFMPLLMQREEEGALAPLMSHGRVHFLWIKYSNLYLVATTLKNANASLVYSFLYKTVEVFSEYFKELEEESIRDNFVIVYELLDELMDFGFPQTTDSKILQEYITQQGNKLETGKSRVPPTVTNAVSWRSEGIKYKKNEVFIDVIESVNLLVNANGSVLLSEIVGTIKLKVFLSGMPELRLGLNDRVLFELTGLSGSKNKSVELEDVKFHQCVRLSRFDNDRTISFIPPDGDFELMSYRLSTQVKPLIWIESVIEKFSHSRVEIMVKAKGQFKKQSVANSVEISVPVPSDADSPRFKTSVGSAKYMPEKNVVIWSIKSFPGGKEYLMRAHFGLPSVEKEEVEGRPPIGVKFEIPYFTVSGIQVRYMKIIEKSGYQALPWVRYITQSGDYQLRTS